From a single Paraburkholderia sp. D15 genomic region:
- a CDS encoding sulfate ABC transporter substrate-binding protein, translated as MAGNTGTSRWLAAGMTAITLAMSGISTAHAETSLLNVSYDVTRELYKDINAGFIAAYKQKSGETVSIRQSHGASSAQALSVLQGLQADVVTMNQPNDIDLLAEKGQLVPANWRARLPNDSAPYTTTMVFLVRKGNPKHIKDWDDLAKPGVQVVIANPKTSGNGRYSYLAAWGYKKQHGGTDAQALDFEKAIFRNVPVLDTGGRGATTTFTQRGIGDVLVTFENEVSLIDSGVGAGNFEAVYPSVSLLAAPPVSIVDKVVDKRGTRKEAQAYLDYLWSPAAQEIIAEHHLRPRDKDVLAKHAAEFKPIKTFTVEEMFGSWQKAQQTHFSDGGTFDQIVVDKK; from the coding sequence ATGGCAGGCAATACGGGGACTTCGCGCTGGCTGGCAGCCGGCATGACGGCAATCACGCTCGCCATGAGCGGCATCTCGACCGCGCACGCGGAGACGTCACTGCTCAACGTGTCGTACGACGTGACGCGCGAGTTGTACAAGGACATCAACGCTGGCTTCATCGCGGCGTACAAGCAGAAGAGCGGCGAGACGGTGTCGATCCGCCAGTCGCACGGCGCGTCGAGCGCGCAGGCGCTGTCGGTGCTGCAAGGCCTGCAGGCCGACGTGGTGACGATGAACCAGCCGAACGACATCGACCTGCTCGCCGAGAAGGGTCAACTGGTGCCCGCCAACTGGCGCGCGCGCCTGCCGAACGACAGCGCGCCCTACACCACCACGATGGTGTTTCTGGTGCGCAAGGGCAACCCGAAGCACATCAAGGATTGGGACGATCTCGCGAAGCCCGGCGTGCAGGTGGTGATCGCGAACCCGAAGACTTCGGGCAATGGGCGTTATTCGTATCTCGCCGCGTGGGGCTATAAGAAGCAGCACGGCGGCACCGACGCGCAGGCGCTCGACTTCGAAAAGGCGATCTTCAGGAACGTGCCGGTGCTCGACACGGGCGGCCGCGGCGCGACCACCACGTTCACGCAGCGCGGCATCGGCGATGTGCTGGTGACGTTCGAAAACGAAGTGTCGCTGATCGACAGCGGCGTGGGCGCCGGCAATTTCGAAGCGGTGTATCCGTCGGTGAGTCTGCTGGCCGCGCCGCCGGTATCGATCGTCGACAAGGTGGTCGACAAGCGCGGCACGCGCAAGGAAGCGCAGGCGTATCTGGACTATCTGTGGTCGCCGGCCGCGCAGGAAATCATCGCGGAGCATCATCTGCGTCCGCGCGACAAGGACGTACTCGCCAAACACGCAGCCGAGTTCAAGCCGATCAAGACGTTCACCGTCGAAGAGATGTTCGGTAGCTGGCAGAAGGCGCAGCAAACGCATTTCTCGGACGGCGGCACGTTCGATC
- a CDS encoding alpha/beta hydrolase, with translation MLSCTKSTWPPRLVTVPGLHGSEGAHWQTWLERQFARSLRVEQADWEAPDVARWAQSLRDLLARERGPFVLAAHSFGCLATAHALQQASYAHDVVGVLFVAPASPEKFAFAGPFDARRLGVPSILIGSETDPWMSLAGARELAQRFGSAFVNLGDAGHINTAAGFGPWPRAKYFVDTLVHCAAPLRFREESFETAQHAFV, from the coding sequence ATGCTTTCATGCACCAAATCGACGTGGCCGCCGCGGCTCGTCACCGTGCCGGGCCTGCACGGCAGCGAGGGCGCGCACTGGCAAACCTGGCTCGAACGGCAATTCGCGCGCTCGCTGCGCGTCGAGCAGGCCGACTGGGAGGCGCCGGACGTTGCGCGCTGGGCGCAGTCGCTGCGCGATCTGCTGGCACGCGAACGCGGCCCGTTCGTGCTGGCCGCGCATAGCTTCGGCTGCCTCGCGACCGCGCATGCGTTGCAGCAGGCGTCGTATGCGCACGATGTCGTCGGCGTGCTGTTCGTCGCGCCCGCGAGTCCGGAGAAATTCGCGTTCGCAGGACCGTTCGACGCCCGCCGCCTTGGCGTGCCGTCGATCCTGATCGGCAGCGAAACCGACCCGTGGATGTCGCTCGCCGGTGCGCGCGAACTCGCGCAGCGCTTCGGCAGCGCGTTCGTCAATCTCGGCGACGCCGGGCATATCAATACGGCGGCCGGCTTCGGTCCGTGGCCGCGCGCGAAGTATTTCGTCGACACGCTCGTGCATTGCGCGGCGCCGTTGCGGTTTCGCGAAGAGAGCTTCGAGACCGCGCAGCACGCGTTCGTTTGA
- a CDS encoding glyoxylate/hydroxypyruvate reductase A translates to MKILFYMQQADAATWLHDFARALPEAELREWQPGDTAPADFAVVWRPPREMLAGRDDLRAIFNLGAGVDAILALEHAQPGTLPRNAQLIRLEDSGMALQMAEYVTHAVLRYLRRFDEYQTLQREGRWQPLEPHPRETFTVGVLGLGVLGSHVAQTLAGFGLPVRGYSRGARQVEGITTFAGDAQLGAFLDGVKVLVNLLPHTPETADVLNARTFSKLARGAYLINVARGGHLVEQDLLDALAEGQLAAATLDVLREEPLPSDHPFWREPRITITPHVSAVTLRAESVEQVARKINALMRGDSVGGVVNVERGY, encoded by the coding sequence ATGAAAATCCTGTTCTACATGCAGCAAGCCGATGCCGCGACGTGGCTGCACGATTTCGCTCGCGCGCTGCCCGAAGCGGAGTTGCGCGAATGGCAGCCCGGCGATACCGCGCCGGCGGACTTCGCGGTCGTGTGGCGTCCGCCGCGCGAGATGCTCGCGGGTCGTGACGATCTGCGCGCGATCTTCAATCTCGGCGCGGGCGTCGATGCGATCCTCGCGCTCGAACACGCGCAACCCGGCACCTTGCCGCGCAACGCGCAACTGATCCGCCTCGAAGATTCGGGCATGGCCTTGCAGATGGCCGAGTACGTCACGCATGCGGTGCTGCGCTACCTGCGCCGTTTCGACGAATATCAGACGCTGCAACGCGAAGGCCGCTGGCAGCCGCTCGAACCGCATCCGCGCGAGACGTTCACGGTCGGCGTGCTGGGCCTCGGCGTGCTCGGCTCGCACGTCGCGCAAACGCTCGCGGGTTTCGGCCTGCCGGTACGCGGTTATAGCCGCGGCGCGCGGCAGGTGGAAGGCATCACGACATTCGCGGGCGACGCGCAACTCGGCGCGTTTCTCGATGGCGTGAAGGTGCTGGTCAATCTGCTGCCGCACACGCCGGAAACCGCCGACGTGCTGAATGCGCGCACCTTCTCGAAGCTCGCGCGCGGCGCGTATCTGATCAACGTCGCACGTGGCGGGCATCTGGTCGAACAGGATCTGCTCGATGCGCTGGCGGAGGGTCAGCTCGCCGCCGCGACGCTCGACGTGTTGCGCGAGGAACCGTTGCCGTCCGATCATCCGTTCTGGCGCGAGCCGCGCATCACGATCACGCCGCACGTGTCGGCGGTGACCTTGCGCGCGGAAAGTGTCGAACAGGTCGCGCGCAAGATCAACGCGCTGATGCGGGGCGATAGCGTCGGCGGCGTCGTGAATGTCGAGCGCGGATACTGA
- a CDS encoding hydroxymethylglutaryl-CoA lyase, producing MALPQQVKIVEVGPRDGLQNEKEFVATATKIELIDRLSAAGFRNVEAASFVSPKWVPQMADGADVMAGIARRPGTIYSVLTPNLRGFEGALAAHADEIVIFGAASEAFSQKNINCSIAESIERFAPVAQAAKEHGVRIRGSVSCALGCPYQGEVPVASVVDVVERFAALGCDEIDIADTIGVGTPKRTREVFEAVTSVFARERLSGHFHDTYGQALANIYAALQEGIEIFHASVAGLGGCPYAKGATGNVATEDVLYLMNGLGIETGIDLAQVVAIGDFISTSIGRPNVSRAGKALLAKARSEAANCV from the coding sequence ATGGCCTTACCCCAGCAAGTCAAAATCGTCGAAGTCGGTCCGCGTGACGGATTGCAGAACGAAAAGGAATTCGTCGCGACCGCCACCAAGATCGAGCTGATCGATCGTTTGTCGGCGGCGGGCTTCCGCAATGTCGAGGCGGCTTCGTTCGTGTCGCCGAAATGGGTGCCGCAGATGGCCGACGGCGCCGACGTGATGGCCGGCATCGCGCGCCGTCCGGGCACGATCTACTCGGTGCTCACGCCGAATCTGCGCGGCTTCGAGGGCGCGCTGGCCGCGCACGCCGACGAGATCGTGATCTTCGGCGCGGCCAGCGAGGCGTTCTCGCAGAAGAACATCAACTGCAGCATCGCGGAGAGCATCGAGCGTTTCGCGCCCGTCGCGCAAGCCGCCAAGGAGCACGGCGTGCGGATTCGCGGCAGCGTGTCGTGCGCACTCGGTTGCCCGTATCAGGGCGAGGTGCCGGTGGCTTCCGTGGTGGACGTGGTCGAACGGTTCGCGGCGCTCGGTTGCGACGAGATCGATATCGCCGACACGATCGGCGTCGGCACGCCGAAACGCACCCGCGAAGTGTTCGAGGCGGTGACCAGCGTATTCGCGCGCGAGCGGCTCTCCGGCCACTTCCACGACACCTACGGCCAGGCGCTCGCGAACATTTACGCGGCGCTGCAGGAAGGCATCGAGATTTTTCACGCGTCGGTGGCGGGGCTCGGCGGCTGTCCGTATGCGAAGGGCGCAACCGGCAACGTCGCGACCGAAGACGTGCTGTATCTCATGAACGGCCTCGGCATCGAGACCGGCATCGACCTCGCGCAGGTCGTCGCGATCGGCGATTTCATCTCGACGTCGATCGGCCGGCCGAACGTGTCGCGCGCCGGCAAGGCGCTGCTCGCCAAGGCGCGCAGCGAAGCGGCCAATTGCGTTTGA
- a CDS encoding YbaK/EbsC family protein produces MTDHAFLESGDLAALPESARRVALLLRERGHAGRIVMLPETGKTSAEAAAGLGCAVAQIAKSILFRRREDGAPVLVVASGANRVDEKKVAAHVGDIGRADAKFVREQTGYAIGGVCPIGHAVEPVTLIDADLLELDSLWAAAGHPHAVFNLTAQELIALTGAPVVDVALRETA; encoded by the coding sequence ATGACGGACCACGCTTTCCTCGAATCCGGCGACCTCGCCGCCTTGCCCGAATCGGCGCGCCGCGTCGCGCTGCTGTTGCGCGAACGCGGTCACGCGGGCCGCATCGTGATGTTGCCGGAAACCGGCAAAACCTCCGCCGAAGCCGCGGCGGGACTCGGCTGCGCGGTCGCGCAGATCGCCAAGTCAATCCTGTTCCGCCGCCGCGAAGACGGCGCGCCGGTGCTGGTGGTCGCGAGCGGCGCGAATCGCGTCGACGAAAAGAAGGTCGCGGCGCACGTCGGCGACATTGGCCGGGCGGATGCGAAGTTCGTGCGCGAGCAAACCGGCTATGCGATCGGCGGCGTCTGTCCGATCGGTCACGCCGTCGAGCCGGTCACGCTGATCGACGCCGATCTGCTCGAACTCGACAGTCTGTGGGCGGCAGCCGGTCATCCGCATGCGGTGTTCAATCTGACGGCGCAGGAGTTGATCGCGCTGACGGGCGCGCCGGTCGTGGACGTCGCGCTGCGCGAGACGGCGTGA
- a CDS encoding DUF1289 domain-containing protein, with translation MTAGNDIEDEDGSVLSPCISVCRMDAATGWCEGCLRTLDEIAGWSLFDDDAKRAVWDAIEVRHAQFMAQRAKEPR, from the coding sequence ATGACGGCCGGCAACGACATCGAAGACGAGGACGGCAGCGTGTTGTCGCCGTGCATCAGCGTGTGCCGGATGGACGCGGCGACCGGCTGGTGCGAGGGCTGTCTGCGCACCCTCGACGAGATTGCCGGCTGGTCGCTGTTCGACGACGACGCGAAACGCGCGGTGTGGGACGCGATCGAAGTGCGTCACGCGCAGTTCATGGCGCAGCGCGCGAAGGAGCCGCGATGA
- a CDS encoding MaoC family dehydratase, with translation MKPAPRVVTIGETFSATLALSVESVKSFAALVNDFNPLHHDADYAAQSRFGGLIASGTQPTAHFMALLATHFSTYAQPLGLEFDIKLKKAVHANDTLTFTWRVRDAYWKASLNGDLTHLDGTTVNQRGEVMLIGASTILVMPKPDSVDSQTGVVSS, from the coding sequence ATGAAGCCGGCACCGCGCGTCGTCACGATCGGCGAAACGTTCAGCGCGACGCTGGCGTTGTCGGTGGAATCGGTGAAGTCGTTCGCCGCGCTCGTCAACGACTTCAACCCGCTGCATCACGACGCGGACTATGCCGCGCAAAGCCGCTTCGGCGGTTTGATCGCGTCCGGCACGCAGCCGACCGCGCATTTCATGGCCTTGCTGGCCACGCATTTTTCCACCTACGCGCAACCGCTCGGGCTGGAATTCGACATCAAGCTGAAGAAGGCCGTCCACGCAAACGACACGCTCACCTTCACCTGGCGAGTGCGCGACGCGTACTGGAAGGCGAGCCTGAACGGCGATCTCACGCATCTGGACGGCACGACGGTGAATCAGCGCGGCGAGGTCATGCTGATCGGCGCGTCGACGATACTCGTGATGCCGAAGCCCGATTCCGTGGATTCACAGACCGGCGTGGTCTCGTCATGA
- a CDS encoding MBL fold metallo-hydrolase, which produces MIALPSSVRVFERGWLSSNNVLLVDDACAALVDTGYASHAEQTVALVRQALGARPLDLIVNTHLHSDHCGGNALLQTTWPCRTLIPASEAAAVRDWNEAGLTFGATGQTCERFAFTGTLAPGASLRLGALDWQVLGAPGHDPHSLMLYCADERLLISADALWENGFGVIFPELEGESGFAEQQAVLEAIAKLDVRAVIPGHGAPFTNVDQALERAFSRVAWLRADPARNARNALKVLIVFKLLEVRAMSFATLLKMTDDAAVMRAAATQLAPRDTWPALLGRIVEELAMKNGPLRIDGERILARAG; this is translated from the coding sequence ATGATCGCGCTGCCGTCGTCGGTGCGGGTATTCGAGCGCGGCTGGCTGTCGTCGAACAACGTGCTGCTCGTCGACGACGCATGCGCGGCGCTCGTCGATACCGGCTACGCGAGCCATGCCGAACAAACCGTCGCGCTGGTGCGCCAGGCGCTCGGCGCGCGGCCGCTCGATCTGATCGTCAACACGCACCTGCATTCGGATCACTGCGGCGGCAACGCGCTATTGCAGACCACGTGGCCGTGCCGCACGCTGATTCCCGCGTCCGAAGCCGCGGCAGTGCGCGACTGGAACGAAGCCGGCCTGACGTTTGGCGCGACCGGCCAGACCTGCGAGCGTTTCGCGTTCACCGGCACGCTCGCGCCCGGCGCAAGCTTGCGGCTCGGCGCACTCGACTGGCAAGTGCTCGGTGCGCCCGGCCACGACCCGCATTCGCTGATGCTGTACTGCGCGGACGAACGTCTGCTGATCAGCGCGGACGCGCTGTGGGAAAACGGCTTCGGCGTGATCTTTCCGGAACTGGAAGGCGAGAGTGGTTTCGCGGAACAGCAGGCGGTGCTCGAAGCGATCGCGAAGCTCGACGTGCGCGCGGTCATTCCCGGCCATGGCGCGCCGTTCACGAATGTCGACCAGGCGCTTGAACGCGCGTTCTCGCGCGTCGCGTGGTTGCGGGCCGATCCTGCGCGCAATGCGAGAAATGCGCTGAAAGTGCTGATCGTATTCAAGCTGCTCGAAGTCCGCGCGATGAGCTTCGCGACCCTGCTGAAAATGACGGACGATGCCGCGGTGATGCGCGCCGCGGCCACGCAACTCGCGCCGCGCGATACATGGCCCGCGCTACTGGGTAGGATCGTCGAGGAACTGGCGATGAAGAACGGGCCGCTGCGGATAGACGGCGAGCGCATTCTGGCGCGCGCGGGTTGA
- a CDS encoding DMT family transporter → MASNEIRRGAAEMSMAMLMSGTIGWLVVSSRQNPFNVVFFRCIFGGATLAIVCAMLGLFRRRLFSWKMLGLALLGGAAIVVNWVLLFAAYSRASISMATAVYNTQPFMLVALGALVFRERISASTVVWLAIAFIGLVFVVKVEPAVLAVPGQYLTGVAYAVGAAAMYAVSSIITKRLKGTPPHLIALIQVSLGVVMLAPFVHFDALPARGVQWLDLIVLGIVNTGLMYVLLYGAIQKLPTSMTGALSFIYPVVAIIVDRVAFGQSLAWIQVLGAILILLAAAGVNLGWRIVPQKRLSST, encoded by the coding sequence ATGGCGTCGAACGAAATCCGTCGTGGGGCCGCGGAGATGAGCATGGCGATGCTGATGTCCGGCACCATCGGCTGGCTGGTGGTGTCGTCGCGGCAGAATCCGTTCAACGTGGTGTTCTTCCGCTGCATTTTCGGCGGGGCGACGCTGGCGATCGTGTGCGCGATGCTGGGGCTATTCAGGCGGCGGCTGTTCTCGTGGAAGATGCTCGGCCTCGCGCTGCTCGGCGGCGCGGCGATCGTCGTCAACTGGGTGCTGCTGTTCGCCGCGTATTCGCGCGCGTCGATTTCGATGGCGACGGCCGTCTACAACACGCAGCCGTTCATGCTGGTCGCGCTCGGCGCGCTGGTGTTTCGCGAGCGCATCAGCGCATCGACGGTGGTGTGGCTGGCGATCGCGTTCATCGGCCTCGTGTTCGTCGTGAAGGTCGAGCCCGCGGTGCTGGCGGTGCCGGGGCAATACCTGACCGGCGTCGCGTATGCGGTCGGCGCGGCGGCCATGTACGCGGTGTCGTCGATCATCACGAAGCGGCTCAAGGGCACGCCGCCGCATCTGATCGCGCTGATCCAGGTGTCGCTCGGCGTCGTGATGCTCGCGCCGTTCGTCCACTTCGATGCGCTGCCGGCGCGTGGCGTGCAGTGGCTCGACCTGATCGTGCTCGGCATCGTGAACACCGGCCTCATGTACGTGCTGCTGTACGGCGCGATCCAGAAACTGCCGACTTCGATGACCGGTGCGTTGTCGTTCATCTATCCGGTGGTGGCGATCATCGTGGACCGCGTCGCGTTCGGACAATCGCTCGCGTGGATTCAGGTGCTCGGCGCGATCCTGATTTTGCTGGCGGCGGCGGGTGTCAATCTCGGCTGGCGGATCGTTCCGCAAAAACGCCTGTCGTCGACGTGA
- a CDS encoding Lrp/AsnC family transcriptional regulator, whose product MSKRLAPSVPVPLDDTDRALLAALAEDARQPVSELARQIGLSAPSTAERVRRLEAQGVIERFTVQIDPRALGYTLQAIVRVKPLPGQLHLVEEVIRRIPEFVECDKVTGDDCFVCRLVLRSIEQLDEILSKVTERAETSTAIVKSTPVARRLPPVG is encoded by the coding sequence ATGTCGAAACGCCTTGCACCGTCCGTCCCCGTTCCGCTCGACGACACCGACCGCGCGTTGCTCGCGGCGCTCGCCGAGGACGCGCGTCAACCGGTCAGCGAACTCGCGCGACAGATCGGCCTGTCGGCGCCGAGCACCGCGGAGCGTGTGCGGCGGCTGGAAGCGCAGGGCGTGATCGAACGCTTCACCGTGCAGATCGATCCACGCGCGCTCGGCTACACGTTGCAGGCGATCGTGCGCGTGAAGCCGTTACCGGGGCAGTTGCATCTGGTGGAAGAGGTGATCCGGCGCATTCCGGAGTTCGTGGAATGCGACAAGGTGACGGGCGACGATTGCTTCGTTTGCCGCCTCGTGTTGCGTTCGATCGAGCAGCTCGACGAGATTCTGTCCAAGGTGACCGAGCGCGCGGAAACCAGCACCGCGATCGTCAAATCGACGCCGGTGGCGCGAAGGTTGCCGCCGGTTGGGTAG
- the bioB gene encoding biotin synthase BioB yields MTQLNIASTPAEAAAANHNAAEGVKQVARWRVADIVALYELPFNDLMFRAQQTHREHFDANTVQLSTLLSIKTGGCEEDCAYCPQSVHHDTGLQADKLMPVDEVLAAAKVAKDNGATRFCMGAAWRNPKDRHLEPIKDMIRGVKAMGLETCVTLGMLETHQAQALREAGLDYYNHNLDTSPEFYGQIISTRTYQDRLDTLERVRDAGINVCCGGIVGLGESRRERAGLITQLANMEPYPESVPINNLVQVEGTPLTGTEAIDPFEFVRTIAVARITMPKAMVRLSAGREQMDEALQALCFLAGANSIFYGDQLLTTSNPQAEADRKLLERLGIRAEAAQQMPVDNSGCEHGCDKHAAPN; encoded by the coding sequence ATGACGCAACTGAACATCGCATCGACGCCGGCCGAAGCGGCCGCCGCCAACCACAACGCCGCCGAAGGCGTCAAACAGGTCGCGCGCTGGCGCGTCGCCGACATCGTCGCGCTGTACGAACTGCCGTTCAACGACCTGATGTTCCGCGCGCAGCAAACGCACCGCGAGCACTTCGACGCGAACACCGTGCAGCTGTCGACGCTGCTGTCGATCAAGACCGGCGGCTGCGAGGAAGATTGCGCGTACTGCCCGCAGTCGGTGCATCACGACACCGGCCTGCAGGCCGACAAGCTGATGCCGGTCGACGAAGTGCTCGCCGCCGCGAAGGTCGCGAAGGACAACGGCGCGACGCGCTTCTGCATGGGCGCCGCGTGGCGCAATCCGAAGGACCGTCACCTCGAACCGATCAAGGACATGATCCGCGGCGTGAAGGCGATGGGCCTCGAAACCTGCGTGACGCTCGGCATGCTGGAGACGCATCAGGCACAGGCGCTGCGCGAAGCCGGCCTCGACTACTACAACCACAATCTCGACACGTCGCCGGAGTTCTACGGCCAGATCATCTCGACGCGCACGTATCAGGACCGTCTCGACACGCTCGAACGCGTGCGCGACGCGGGCATCAACGTGTGCTGCGGCGGCATCGTCGGTCTCGGCGAATCGCGCCGCGAACGCGCCGGCCTGATCACGCAGCTCGCGAACATGGAGCCGTATCCGGAATCGGTGCCCATCAACAATCTGGTGCAGGTGGAAGGCACGCCGTTGACCGGCACCGAAGCGATCGACCCGTTCGAATTCGTGCGCACGATTGCCGTTGCGCGCATCACGATGCCGAAGGCGATGGTGCGTCTGTCGGCCGGCCGCGAACAGATGGACGAGGCCTTGCAGGCGCTGTGTTTCCTCGCGGGCGCCAACTCGATTTTCTACGGCGATCAGTTGCTGACCACGAGCAATCCGCAAGCGGAAGCGGACCGCAAACTGCTGGAACGCCTCGGCATTCGCGCCGAGGCCGCGCAGCAGATGCCGGTGGACAACAGCGGCTGCGAGCATGGCTGCGATAAGCACGCCGCGCCGAATTGA
- the bioD gene encoding dethiobiotin synthase: MSTSNHASSRALSLFVTGTDTEIGKTFVSSALLRGFARAGLQAAAMKPIAAGAYERNGVLHNEDADQLDAASTVLLPPDMRTPYLLKEPAAPHIAAALENVTLDLERIVDYHAQAVQRADIVVVEGVGGFRVPLTDTQDTADLAVALKLPVVLVVGMRLGCINHALLTAEAIAARGLTLAGWVANRVDPDMTFPDENIATIRALLARAYDAPLLGIVPHLSPASPELAADQLDIERLLQTLRHP; encoded by the coding sequence ATGAGCACGTCGAATCACGCCTCGTCCCGCGCGCTGTCGCTGTTCGTCACCGGCACGGATACGGAAATCGGCAAGACCTTCGTTTCGTCGGCCTTGCTGCGCGGCTTCGCGCGTGCAGGTCTGCAAGCGGCCGCGATGAAACCGATCGCCGCCGGCGCGTACGAACGCAACGGCGTGCTGCATAACGAAGACGCGGATCAGCTCGACGCCGCGTCCACCGTCTTGCTGCCGCCCGACATGCGCACGCCGTACCTGCTGAAGGAACCGGCCGCGCCGCACATCGCGGCCGCGCTCGAGAACGTCACGCTCGACCTCGAACGTATCGTCGACTATCACGCGCAGGCGGTGCAGCGCGCGGACATCGTCGTGGTGGAAGGCGTCGGCGGTTTTCGTGTGCCGTTGACCGACACCCAGGACACCGCCGATCTCGCGGTCGCGCTCAAGCTGCCGGTCGTGCTGGTGGTCGGCATGCGCCTCGGCTGCATCAACCATGCGCTGCTCACCGCCGAGGCGATCGCCGCGCGCGGCCTGACACTCGCCGGCTGGGTCGCGAATCGCGTCGATCCGGACATGACGTTCCCCGACGAAAACATCGCGACGATCCGCGCGCTGCTCGCCCGCGCTTACGACGCTCCCCTGCTCGGCATCGTGCCGCATCTGAGCCCGGCGTCGCCGGAACTCGCGGCGGACCAGCTCGACATCGAACGACTTCTGCAGACGCTGCGCCATCCATGA
- the bioF gene encoding 8-amino-7-oxononanoate synthase, protein MHLLDTLKAGLDDIDQHGLRRRRRIADTACAAHMTVDGRAIVGFASNDYLGLAAHPQLIAAVAEGAQRYGAGSGGSHLLGGHSRAHAQLEDDLAEFAGGFVDNARALYFSTGYMANLATLTALAGRGAALFSDALNHASLIDGARLARADVQIYPHCDMDALSALLAASDAEVKVIVSDTVFSMDGDVAPLPRLLALAEQHGAWLIVDDAHGFGVLGPQGRGAVAQAALRSPNLISIGTLGKAAGVSGAFVVAHETVIEWLVQRARPYIFTTASVPAAAHAVSASLRIIGGDEGDARRAHLQRLIDRTRAMLKTTPWTPVDSHTAVQPLIIGTNEATLDIAATLDRAGLWVPAIRPPTVPVGTSRLRISLSAAHSFADLDRLDAGLQQLGAKAA, encoded by the coding sequence ATGCATCTACTCGATACCCTCAAGGCCGGACTGGACGACATCGACCAGCACGGTCTGCGCCGTCGCCGCCGTATCGCGGATACCGCCTGCGCCGCGCACATGACGGTCGACGGCCGCGCGATCGTCGGCTTCGCCAGTAACGACTATCTCGGCCTCGCCGCGCATCCGCAACTCATCGCGGCCGTCGCCGAAGGCGCGCAGCGCTATGGCGCGGGCAGCGGCGGCTCGCATCTGCTCGGCGGCCACTCGCGCGCGCACGCACAACTCGAAGACGATCTCGCGGAATTCGCCGGCGGCTTCGTCGACAACGCACGCGCGCTCTACTTCAGCACCGGCTACATGGCGAATCTCGCGACGCTCACCGCGCTCGCGGGCCGCGGCGCCGCGCTCTTCTCCGACGCGCTGAACCACGCGTCGCTGATCGACGGCGCCCGTCTCGCGCGCGCCGACGTGCAGATCTACCCGCACTGCGACATGGATGCGTTGAGCGCGCTGCTCGCGGCGTCGGATGCCGAGGTCAAGGTGATCGTGTCCGACACCGTCTTCAGCATGGACGGCGACGTCGCGCCCCTGCCGCGTCTGCTCGCACTCGCGGAACAGCATGGCGCGTGGCTGATCGTCGACGACGCGCACGGCTTCGGCGTGCTCGGCCCGCAAGGCCGCGGCGCGGTCGCGCAAGCGGCGCTGCGCTCGCCGAACCTGATTTCGATCGGCACGCTCGGCAAGGCGGCCGGCGTGTCGGGCGCGTTCGTCGTCGCGCACGAAACGGTGATCGAATGGCTCGTGCAGCGCGCGCGTCCGTACATCTTCACCACAGCGTCCGTACCGGCCGCCGCGCACGCGGTGTCGGCGAGTCTGCGGATCATCGGCGGCGACGAAGGCGACGCGCGACGCGCGCATCTGCAACGTTTGATCGACCGCACGCGCGCGATGCTGAAGACCACGCCGTGGACGCCCGTCGATTCGCACACCGCCGTGCAGCCGCTGATCATCGGCACCAACGAAGCGACGCTCGACATCGCGGCCACGCTCGATCGCGCGGGTCTGTGGGTGCCGGCGATCCGTCCGCCGACCGTGCCGGTGGGCACGTCGCGTCTACGCATCTCGCTGTCCGCCGCGCATTCGTTCGCGGATCTCGACCGGCTCGACGCGGGCCTGCAACAGTTGGGAGCGAAGGCCGCATGA